A genomic region of Chondrinema litorale contains the following coding sequences:
- a CDS encoding BlaI/MecI/CopY family transcriptional regulator: protein MEELTKTEEKIMQILWDIKKGFVKDVIAQMPEPKPPYNTISSVIRILEGKGFVGHKAYGKTHEYYPVITKMAYSKFTLKNMIKNYFEGSYEKLVSFMVNEKDLSNKEIKEIKDIIDKNFPKE from the coding sequence ATGGAAGAGCTAACCAAAACAGAAGAGAAGATTATGCAAATCCTTTGGGACATTAAAAAAGGATTTGTAAAAGATGTAATTGCGCAAATGCCAGAGCCGAAACCACCGTACAATACGATTTCTTCGGTAATTAGAATTTTAGAAGGAAAAGGTTTTGTAGGGCATAAGGCATATGGAAAAACCCACGAATATTATCCGGTAATTACCAAGATGGCTTATAGCAAGTTTACACTTAAAAATATGATCAAAAACTATTTTGAAGGATCGTATGAAAAATTGGTGTCTTTTATGGTAAACGAGAAAGATTTATCAAATAAAGAGATCAAAGAAATTAAAGACATCATCGACAAAAATTTCCCAAAAGAGTAA
- a CDS encoding M23 family metallopeptidase, translating into MLSKKKSSAISKFRFVLMLPVVFLLTAAFSVSYDNQASLQNRVIRTIAPVFEEVNYIIPILNPDGKIGSGFGMRFHPILKITRMHSGIDFRVPEGTDIIAAADGEVIVSQSSDRGYGNHVKLKHPDGTITLYAHLRDINVKKGSQIKQGEKIGTVGNTGLSLSAHLHFEVIQNGKKINPQDLIPELKK; encoded by the coding sequence ATGTTATCAAAAAAGAAATCTTCTGCAATATCTAAATTCAGATTTGTATTGATGCTGCCTGTTGTTTTTTTGCTTACTGCTGCCTTTTCAGTATCTTATGATAATCAAGCTTCATTGCAAAACCGTGTTATTAGAACTATTGCTCCTGTATTTGAAGAGGTGAATTATATTATTCCGATATTAAACCCTGATGGAAAAATTGGTTCTGGTTTTGGTATGCGCTTTCATCCCATTCTAAAAATTACTAGAATGCATAGTGGCATTGATTTTAGGGTGCCAGAAGGTACAGATATTATTGCTGCCGCTGATGGTGAAGTAATCGTTTCTCAAAGTTCTGATAGGGGATATGGTAACCACGTTAAACTCAAACATCCAGATGGAACCATTACCCTATATGCGCATCTAAGAGATATAAATGTAAAAAAAGGAAGCCAAATTAAGCAAGGCGAAAAGATTGGAACAGTGGGTAATACTGGCTTATCGCTCAGCGCACATTTGCACTTTGAGGTTATCCAAAATGGAAAGAAAATAAATCCTCAAGATTTGATTCCAGAACTCAAAAAATAA
- a CDS encoding M56 family metallopeptidase translates to MHLPVLFDFLIESSLCLFILYLAYWCFFRNLTHFHWNRIYLLAVLFLCFLLPALDFPIEREQTGLEVYIQDKFTIADAQYNKAQSNDLNPSVIHQEEDNQQIEPQKHLKDSPPTSSTNWWFWLGIVYALGVVFFTLKLLLAAWQLMRLISKNPKEKRLGFTLVIIPEHLSCFSFFNWIFTPEYLKNEHRILAHELIHVRRKHSLDVLLVEIAAIFQWFNPAIYLLKKSLQQVHEYQADAVASDNTPKKYAKLLLANAIHHSKFMLTNSFAFLPLKKRIVMLTKKKSSGNSRWKYTLSLPVFLSLFMVFSCTDEKDILEEAFLNGAGIKSVKVIYEDQYGDSPNRNGKVIDMIQLGIDGKLVEPELEVNNFYSKYLMREQDVLEFDLSQNKEIVWILDDNVAFGNILALHSEHLPRYILTFDEEWLRMKNYAGGKAIYKNTVGSDSKFQINGDGLPTELKTYSGDERLLEKQSFQYGSNGKLSQADFEVHPHFIIEGRGKPITHTDTYAFSYNPEDRIEYYYKDNLSAKLIYDGERVVEKYHYKDGHLINRLKFEYEAGFRTKALAYNKGNTLEYTLDYQYEFYN, encoded by the coding sequence ATGCACTTACCAGTCCTGTTCGATTTTTTAATAGAAAGCAGCTTGTGTCTTTTTATACTGTACTTGGCATATTGGTGCTTTTTTAGAAATCTTACTCATTTTCATTGGAACAGAATCTATTTGCTGGCTGTGTTATTTCTTTGTTTTCTTTTACCAGCATTAGATTTCCCAATCGAAAGAGAGCAAACAGGGCTGGAAGTGTATATTCAAGATAAATTTACCATTGCTGATGCGCAATATAACAAAGCGCAAAGTAATGATTTAAATCCTAGTGTCATCCATCAAGAAGAAGATAATCAACAAATAGAACCTCAGAAACACTTAAAAGATTCTCCACCGACATCATCTACAAACTGGTGGTTTTGGTTAGGAATTGTTTATGCTTTGGGAGTGGTCTTTTTTACTTTAAAACTGCTTTTAGCTGCATGGCAATTGATGCGGCTTATTTCAAAAAATCCGAAAGAGAAAAGGCTGGGTTTTACACTGGTAATTATACCAGAACACTTAAGCTGTTTTTCTTTTTTCAATTGGATATTTACGCCGGAATATTTGAAAAATGAACATAGAATTTTAGCACACGAATTAATCCATGTAAGGCGAAAACACTCGCTGGATGTCTTATTAGTAGAAATTGCAGCTATTTTCCAGTGGTTTAATCCGGCAATTTATCTCTTAAAAAAATCTTTACAACAAGTCCATGAGTATCAGGCAGATGCTGTTGCCTCAGATAATACTCCTAAAAAATACGCTAAACTACTCTTAGCAAATGCGATTCACCATTCAAAATTTATGCTTACTAACTCCTTCGCTTTTTTACCTTTAAAAAAAAGAATAGTTATGCTTACAAAGAAAAAATCGTCTGGTAATTCCAGATGGAAATATACCCTCTCTCTACCTGTTTTTTTAAGTCTGTTTATGGTATTTTCTTGTACGGATGAAAAAGATATTCTCGAAGAAGCTTTTTTGAATGGTGCTGGAATTAAATCTGTAAAAGTGATATACGAAGACCAATATGGCGATTCGCCCAACAGAAATGGCAAAGTGATAGATATGATTCAATTGGGGATAGATGGAAAACTGGTTGAGCCTGAGTTGGAAGTAAATAATTTTTATTCAAAATATCTGATGCGCGAACAAGATGTTTTAGAGTTTGATTTGAGCCAGAACAAAGAAATTGTTTGGATTCTAGATGATAATGTGGCATTTGGAAATATATTAGCTTTACATTCTGAGCATTTGCCTAGGTATATTTTAACTTTTGATGAAGAATGGTTAAGAATGAAAAACTACGCTGGTGGAAAAGCGATTTATAAAAATACAGTTGGCAGTGATAGTAAATTTCAAATTAATGGGGATGGACTTCCGACAGAATTAAAAACTTATTCAGGAGATGAAAGATTGTTGGAGAAACAATCATTTCAGTATGGCTCAAATGGCAAATTATCTCAAGCTGATTTTGAGGTTCATCCACATTTTATAATTGAGGGAAGGGGTAAGCCAATAACTCATACAGACACTTATGCATTCTCTTATAATCCGGAAGATCGAATTGAATATTACTACAAAGATAATCTATCAGCCAAGTTAATTTACGATGGTGAAAGAGTAGTAGAGAAGTATCATTATAAAGACGGACATTTAATTAATAGGCTAAAGTTTGAATATGAAGCAGGTTTTAGAACAAAAGCATTGGCCTATAACAAAGGAAACACACTGGAATATACATTGGATTATCAGTATGAATTCTACAATTGA
- a CDS encoding DUF3999 family protein has translation MKWKVKSCFTAMLLLMVSSIFAQIDQFSYKRKLSGISNQWHNMELPDEMFTKLNENLSDIRIYGVSEGNDTIEAPYILKLKSDQLEVNEVSFEVINQAKNGQNYFYTLEIPGSKKVNRIVLDFGQSNFDWKVKLEGSQNQQQWFTVLEDYRIMSIKNNLTDYKFTRLSFPAAKYKYFRLQVPAKEKPELLTAKVSFNELVEGEYRDYKIESFKVTENKEQKQTVLEVKLSQQVPVSYIKFNIKDEFDYYRNMRLQYQTDRFNTDKGWKYNYSSVKTGVLSSIENNEFKFQNIVTQQLKVIVENYDNEPLNISSVEVKGNVYELLGRFTKPAEYYLVYGQEYLSSPEYDIARFEENVPEDLQSINLGSEEIIPKEQPEPVSPLFISKTWLWAIMLIIIAVLGWFSVRMMKSS, from the coding sequence ATGAAGTGGAAAGTTAAGAGCTGCTTTACGGCAATGTTACTGCTAATGGTTAGCAGTATTTTTGCGCAGATAGATCAATTCAGTTACAAAAGGAAATTAAGCGGAATTTCAAACCAATGGCATAACATGGAATTGCCAGATGAAATGTTTACTAAACTCAATGAAAATCTGAGTGATATTAGAATTTATGGTGTTTCAGAAGGAAATGATACTATTGAAGCTCCCTACATTTTAAAGCTAAAAAGTGATCAGCTAGAAGTAAATGAGGTGAGTTTTGAGGTGATTAATCAGGCAAAAAATGGGCAGAACTATTTCTATACACTCGAAATTCCAGGTAGTAAGAAGGTAAATAGAATTGTATTAGATTTTGGCCAGTCAAATTTCGATTGGAAGGTAAAACTAGAAGGTAGCCAGAACCAGCAACAGTGGTTTACTGTGTTAGAAGATTACAGAATTATGTCTATCAAAAACAATTTGACAGATTATAAATTTACCCGTTTGTCTTTCCCTGCGGCAAAGTATAAATATTTTAGGTTGCAAGTTCCTGCTAAAGAAAAACCAGAACTGTTAACAGCGAAAGTATCTTTTAATGAGCTAGTCGAAGGGGAATACCGAGACTATAAAATCGAGTCTTTTAAAGTCACTGAAAATAAAGAGCAAAAGCAAACTGTATTAGAGGTAAAATTGTCTCAGCAAGTTCCTGTAAGTTATATCAAGTTCAATATTAAAGATGAATTTGATTACTACAGAAATATGCGATTGCAGTACCAAACAGATAGATTTAACACCGATAAAGGCTGGAAGTATAATTACAGCTCAGTAAAAACGGGTGTGTTAAGTTCCATAGAAAATAATGAATTTAAATTTCAGAATATAGTTACCCAACAGCTAAAAGTGATTGTCGAAAACTATGACAATGAACCGCTGAATATCAGTTCAGTAGAAGTAAAAGGGAACGTATATGAGTTGTTAGGTAGGTTTACAAAACCAGCAGAATATTATCTGGTTTATGGGCAAGAATATCTTTCTAGCCCAGAATATGACATTGCCAGATTCGAGGAGAATGTTCCTGAAGATTTGCAATCGATCAATTTGGGTAGCGAAGAGATTATTCCAAAAGAACAGCCAGAACCAGTTTCTCCACTGTTTATCAGTAAGACTTGGCTGTGGGCAATTATGCTTATTATTATTGCGGTGTTAGGTTGGTTTTCTGTGAGAATGATGAAAAGTAGTTGA
- a CDS encoding SDR family oxidoreductase: MTNKKVWFITGASKGLGLSLVNKLLKEGYKVAATSRSAENLKKAVIGANEANFLPLEVDLTNTDSIKEAIQTTNSKLGSLDVIVNNAGYGIGGTVEELSDEEITQSFDVNVFATIKVMQHALPILRKQGSGHIINISSIAGFAPASGWAMYAATKYAIMGLSEVLAEDVKSLGINVTVVAPGAFRTEFLTQESLVFSEEKIDAYQTVRDSHAKYLTMDGKQNGDPDKAADVFIQLAESENPPVRFYMGSDAYNRALSKIDLLKRELEENKSTSYVTDY; the protein is encoded by the coding sequence ATGACAAATAAAAAAGTATGGTTTATCACGGGAGCCTCTAAAGGTTTGGGGCTCTCGTTGGTAAACAAATTATTAAAAGAAGGATATAAAGTGGCAGCAACATCCAGATCAGCCGAGAACTTAAAAAAGGCTGTTATTGGTGCTAATGAAGCTAATTTTTTGCCACTAGAAGTCGATCTTACTAACACAGATTCAATAAAAGAAGCGATACAAACTACCAATAGTAAACTGGGGAGCTTGGATGTAATCGTAAATAATGCCGGTTATGGAATTGGTGGTACAGTTGAAGAACTGAGTGATGAAGAAATAACACAAAGTTTTGACGTGAATGTTTTCGCCACGATAAAAGTGATGCAGCATGCCTTACCTATTTTAAGAAAACAAGGTTCTGGGCATATCATCAATATTTCTTCAATTGCGGGCTTTGCACCAGCAAGTGGCTGGGCGATGTATGCAGCCACCAAATACGCTATAATGGGCTTGTCTGAAGTATTGGCAGAAGACGTAAAATCTTTGGGCATCAACGTAACTGTTGTAGCTCCGGGTGCTTTTAGAACCGAGTTTCTCACTCAAGAATCCTTGGTTTTTTCAGAAGAGAAAATTGATGCTTACCAAACTGTAAGAGACTCTCATGCAAAATATCTCACGATGGATGGCAAGCAAAATGGCGACCCAGACAAAGCTGCCGATGTGTTTATTCAATTAGCAGAAAGTGAGAATCCGCCAGTAAGATTTTATATGGGTAGTGATGCTTATAACAGAGCACTGTCTAAGATAGACCTTTTAAAAAGGGAACTAGAAGAAAATAAATCAACCAGCTATGTAACCGATTATTAA
- a CDS encoding ligand-binding sensor domain-containing protein: MPTSKNLHFTKEFSLIICTFICIFFTSYSVFSQEDKLYFKQYDTKQGLSNNTIRRILKDSRGFLWIATIEGLNRFNGYEFEVFMPENEDSTTISNKMVSSLAEDSKGRIWLGTNNGLNCYNPETNQFTQYLHHVEDSTGLSHPMVTFVTATSDGYIWAATNGGGLNRLNPETGEFQVFKHNESDSLNISQDYLLCLKEDNKGNLWIGQAGNGLSKFDRKTGKFINYYFSQPDKDMAFKANVIRDIYIDDAGKIWLASYYGLHKFNPETKTHQYFVNLNDVERQSSANSLHAIVSDGKNGMWLASYNGGLIHFNPQNNSFKNYTAEQTDGLTHEAFFDLYADENRLWLGSSGGGLFKLEYSDNPFHFLFPTAFSAADNFPSTPNTWVEGLKGELILTYHNQGLVAYDVEKQKSLKVAFLEKLNPLVEGLAITSMCWDKEDNLWLGTRRNGLYKYQPKTENLTHFEFDNNQSALTHHFIKYLLCDEQGRILAGTPSGLSIYNPETASFESWGIEDESKIPNANITALFEDSQNRIWVGTELGLHLLQLDKNSFQSFYFDGENQQSLNDNSILSIAEDQEQHVWVGTPQGLNRIDAKLNVTRVVGENKLESELINTIQIDSDGILWLGTSKGISRVEVAQKQSNSTIEILQSINYSFDEQLENTTFSHSSHLKSSGKFVFRSTVFPIYFDPDSIQLNTFQPPLYITDFKIFNKSVSSQANEDYDRLNQPEKSIAYTKSISISYKSKFIAFDFAALDFKNPKKISYAYRLLGFDEEWIYSDSRRYASYTNLSPSEYEFQVKATNADGVWLKNPVSLKVEVIPPYWQRWWFIALVLTAIFALAYLIHRYRLQRALELERLRIKIASDLHDDIGATLTKISLYADLMGSGADSGNRQQLIGKIAEMGRNALKSLSDIVWAIDARNDTLGNLINKIQDFALNLLESKNITASFKTEGVNPETFINAEKRQHLYLICKEAINNIAKHSEAQHVTVEFIKNKSTFDLKIYDDGKGLHGAQRNGNGLRNMEERAKNLGGKLQIHNENGLLLEVKDMTL; encoded by the coding sequence ATGCCAACTAGTAAAAATCTACATTTTACTAAGGAATTTAGCCTAATTATTTGCACGTTCATATGCATTTTTTTTACTTCTTATTCTGTATTTTCTCAAGAAGATAAGCTGTATTTTAAGCAATACGATACCAAACAAGGTTTGTCAAATAATACCATTCGTAGAATTTTAAAAGACAGTCGAGGTTTTTTGTGGATTGCCACCATAGAAGGTTTAAACCGCTTTAATGGTTATGAGTTTGAAGTGTTTATGCCTGAGAATGAAGATAGTACTACCATCAGTAACAAGATGGTAAGCTCATTGGCAGAAGACAGTAAAGGTAGAATCTGGCTTGGTACAAACAATGGTTTGAATTGCTACAATCCAGAAACCAATCAATTTACCCAATACCTACATCATGTAGAAGACAGCACTGGTTTAAGCCACCCAATGGTCACTTTTGTAACCGCTACTTCAGATGGATACATTTGGGCGGCAACCAATGGTGGAGGTTTAAACAGGTTGAATCCTGAAACAGGAGAGTTTCAAGTTTTTAAGCATAATGAAAGTGATAGTTTAAATATTAGCCAAGACTATTTATTGTGTTTGAAAGAAGATAACAAAGGCAATCTCTGGATTGGTCAGGCGGGCAATGGCTTATCTAAATTCGATAGAAAAACGGGTAAGTTTATCAATTACTACTTTAGTCAGCCAGATAAAGATATGGCTTTTAAAGCCAATGTAATTCGAGATATTTATATTGATGATGCCGGGAAAATTTGGTTAGCCAGCTATTATGGTTTACACAAGTTTAATCCAGAAACTAAGACACATCAATACTTTGTAAATCTAAATGATGTAGAAAGGCAAAGTTCTGCAAACTCTCTTCATGCAATTGTGAGTGATGGGAAAAATGGAATGTGGTTAGCGAGTTACAATGGTGGTTTAATTCATTTTAATCCCCAAAACAACAGCTTTAAAAATTATACTGCAGAGCAAACAGACGGACTTACTCACGAGGCTTTTTTTGATTTGTATGCCGATGAAAACCGACTTTGGTTGGGTAGTTCGGGTGGTGGTTTGTTCAAGTTAGAATATTCTGATAATCCTTTTCACTTTTTGTTTCCAACAGCCTTTTCAGCGGCAGATAATTTTCCCTCAACACCAAACACTTGGGTGGAAGGGCTCAAAGGAGAACTTATTCTCACTTATCACAATCAAGGATTAGTAGCTTATGATGTGGAGAAGCAAAAAAGCTTAAAAGTCGCATTTCTGGAAAAGCTCAATCCTTTAGTTGAAGGTTTGGCAATAACAAGCATGTGTTGGGACAAAGAAGATAATTTATGGTTAGGAACGAGAAGAAACGGACTTTACAAGTATCAACCAAAAACAGAAAATCTCACTCATTTTGAATTTGATAATAACCAAAGTGCACTCACACATCATTTCATAAAATATTTACTCTGCGATGAACAAGGGCGAATTTTGGCAGGAACACCGTCTGGCTTAAGCATCTACAATCCTGAGACTGCAAGTTTTGAATCTTGGGGAATTGAGGATGAAAGTAAAATACCCAATGCCAACATCACTGCTTTGTTTGAAGATAGCCAAAATCGAATTTGGGTAGGAACAGAACTAGGTTTGCATTTGCTGCAATTAGATAAAAACAGCTTTCAGTCATTCTATTTCGATGGGGAAAATCAGCAGAGTTTAAATGATAACTCAATTCTATCTATAGCAGAAGATCAAGAGCAGCATGTTTGGGTGGGAACTCCTCAAGGTTTGAATCGAATTGATGCAAAACTAAATGTAACAAGAGTAGTAGGGGAGAATAAGCTTGAAAGTGAATTAATCAACACGATTCAAATTGATAGTGATGGTATTTTGTGGCTAGGTACTAGTAAAGGAATTAGCCGAGTAGAAGTTGCGCAAAAACAATCTAACTCAACCATAGAGATTTTGCAAAGTATCAATTACTCATTTGATGAACAGTTAGAAAATACTACTTTCTCCCATAGTTCACATTTAAAGAGTAGTGGGAAATTTGTATTTCGAAGTACTGTTTTTCCAATATATTTTGATCCAGATAGTATCCAACTAAATACTTTTCAGCCGCCTTTGTACATCACAGATTTTAAAATTTTTAATAAGTCTGTTAGCTCGCAAGCAAATGAAGATTATGATAGATTAAATCAACCTGAAAAGAGTATAGCTTATACCAAATCGATTTCCATTTCTTACAAATCGAAGTTTATCGCTTTCGATTTTGCAGCATTGGACTTTAAAAACCCCAAAAAGATTAGCTATGCTTATCGCTTGCTTGGTTTTGATGAAGAATGGATTTATTCTGATTCGAGAAGGTATGCTTCCTACACCAATTTATCTCCGAGTGAGTATGAGTTTCAGGTAAAAGCGACTAATGCAGATGGAGTCTGGTTAAAAAATCCGGTAAGTTTAAAAGTAGAAGTAATTCCGCCTTATTGGCAGCGGTGGTGGTTTATTGCTTTGGTGCTTACTGCGATTTTTGCTTTGGCTTATCTCATTCACCGATATAGATTGCAGCGCGCTTTGGAGCTAGAAAGGCTAAGAATTAAAATTGCGAGTGACCTGCACGATGATATTGGTGCGACACTCACAAAAATTTCACTATATGCAGATTTGATGGGTTCTGGTGCAGATTCTGGTAATAGACAGCAATTGATAGGTAAAATTGCTGAAATGGGCAGAAATGCGCTTAAAAGCCTTTCTGATATTGTATGGGCAATAGATGCCAGAAACGATACTTTGGGTAACCTGATTAACAAAATTCAAGACTTTGCACTAAATCTGTTGGAAAGTAAAAACATCACAGCATCATTTAAAACGGAAGGGGTAAATCCTGAGACCTTCATTAATGCTGAAAAAAGACAGCATTTGTATCTCATTTGCAAAGAGGCAATAAACAACATTGCCAAGCACTCAGAAGCTCAGCATGTGACTGTGGAGTTTATAAAGAACAAATCCACTTTTGACTTAAAAATTTATGATGATGGCAAGGGCTTACATGGCGCACAACGAAATGGAAACGGACTCCGAAATATGGAAGAAAGAGCAAAAAATTTGGGTGGAAAATTGCAAATACACAACGAAAACGGACTTTTGTTAGAAGTAAAAGATATGACTTTGTAA
- a CDS encoding response regulator transcription factor translates to MDTLTIALVEDDKDIREVIALYLRSCNEFKQVEEFNSVEDLMESVDKGQAFNVVLMDIQLPGKSGIEGIKILKERFEHIDIIMLTIYNDEYKIFDSLCAGATGYLLKNTPLVEVKSGILELHKGGSPMSPQIARKVVHFFNKVAPRKKDKVHLSEREKEIVDALVEGLSYKLIADKLFISVDTVRYHIKNIYRKLQVNSKAEVISKALKGEL, encoded by the coding sequence ATGGATACATTAACAATCGCATTGGTAGAAGATGACAAGGACATAAGAGAAGTAATTGCACTTTATTTGAGGTCTTGCAATGAGTTTAAACAGGTGGAAGAATTTAACTCTGTTGAAGATTTAATGGAATCTGTAGATAAAGGGCAAGCGTTTAATGTGGTTTTAATGGATATTCAATTACCGGGAAAATCTGGGATTGAGGGGATAAAAATATTAAAAGAGCGCTTCGAACATATCGATATTATTATGCTCACCATCTATAATGACGAATATAAAATCTTCGATTCGCTTTGTGCCGGTGCTACTGGCTATTTGCTTAAAAACACGCCACTGGTAGAAGTTAAGTCAGGAATTTTAGAATTACACAAAGGTGGTTCACCTATGTCGCCACAAATTGCCAGAAAGGTGGTGCACTTCTTTAATAAAGTGGCTCCCAGAAAAAAAGATAAAGTGCATCTCTCAGAAAGAGAAAAAGAAATTGTAGATGCCTTGGTAGAAGGTTTGAGTTACAAACTCATTGCCGACAAATTGTTTATTTCTGTAGACACTGTTCGCTACCACATTAAAAACATCTATCGCAAATTACAGGTAAACAGCAAAGCTGAGGTTATTTCCAAAGCATTAAAGGGAGAGTTATAA
- a CDS encoding helix-turn-helix domain-containing protein: protein MEKAQTIEEFYRSKLNWLPDNLKKEMGHFNVFRLEEFSGHNAKAIPYSRKDYYKISLIVSKSKINYADKSFNVDEVALLFANPLVPYKWEYLEENPKGFFCIFTEEFFSQFGNIKEYPVFQPGGTPIFSLDAEQKERISAIYTKMLEEISSEYAYKYDVLRTLVFDIIHSAIKMKPAASKLYKGSNAATRISSLFTELLERQFPIESNEQRIKIHTPAEFAEQLAVHVNHLNRALKEVTGKTTSQLIADRIAQEARILLKHTNWNISEISWCLGFEELSHFIKFFKKNSAQTPKTFRET, encoded by the coding sequence ATGGAAAAAGCACAAACGATTGAGGAATTTTATAGGTCAAAATTAAACTGGCTTCCAGATAACCTGAAAAAGGAAATGGGCCATTTTAATGTTTTCAGGCTAGAAGAGTTTTCAGGGCATAATGCCAAGGCTATTCCCTATAGTCGAAAAGATTATTATAAAATCAGCCTGATTGTAAGCAAGAGCAAAATCAACTATGCAGATAAATCTTTTAATGTGGATGAAGTCGCATTGCTGTTTGCGAACCCTTTAGTGCCTTACAAATGGGAATACTTAGAAGAAAACCCAAAAGGCTTTTTCTGTATTTTTACCGAGGAGTTTTTTAGCCAGTTTGGCAACATCAAAGAATACCCTGTTTTTCAGCCGGGAGGTACGCCTATTTTCTCTTTGGATGCCGAACAAAAGGAGCGAATTAGCGCCATTTACACGAAAATGCTAGAAGAAATCTCTTCTGAATATGCTTACAAGTATGATGTTTTGCGCACGCTTGTTTTCGACATCATTCATAGTGCTATCAAAATGAAACCTGCTGCATCTAAACTTTACAAAGGTTCTAATGCAGCCACTAGAATATCTTCTCTATTCACAGAATTGCTCGAAAGGCAATTTCCGATAGAGTCAAACGAGCAAAGAATTAAAATACACACACCCGCTGAGTTTGCAGAGCAATTAGCAGTACATGTAAATCACTTAAACAGGGCTTTAAAAGAGGTAACTGGCAAAACTACTTCTCAATTAATTGCCGATAGAATTGCCCAAGAAGCTAGAATTCTACTAAAACATACCAATTGGAATATATCGGAAATATCTTGGTGTTTAGGTTTCGAAGAGCTTTCTCACTTTATAAAGTTCTTTAAGAAAAACTCAGCGCAAACACCGAAAACATTTAGAGAGACTTAA
- a CDS encoding M23/M56 family metallopeptidase — translation MTNFFIYLLETSICTSILYFLYISFFRNLTHFQWNRFYLTGILFIGLIIPLVDLPVTEGGKLLEIDMDLAHYFPEEENFSDIWVHSQENVIPQQNDKSFSIWQLVIFAYLIGFLFSLLKLLIAFAQIYQLIKENPKEKKEGYVHVKVLKNIAPCSFGKWVFLSEHLENKHAILQHELAHIRDRHTADVILLEVYTVFFWFNPVTYFIKKSINQVHEFIADNNTANSDKRTYAELILQQSVSKSSKLYLVNSFAFLPIKKRILMLSKEKSSALSKIRFVLIVPVVFLLISAFSSSFTPQNTLTPEVVSVVTTFVPEVEKAITFDMPITTKESSISSRYGMRMNPILKKEQFHRGIDFKASLGTDIYAAAGGTIILAELSDKLYGNQIKIRHSDGTITGYSHMNDLEVEKGDTVKKGEKIGTVGNTGLSTGPHLHFEIIQNGKSVNPEDLIPALKK, via the coding sequence ATGACTAACTTTTTTATTTACCTGCTTGAAACCAGCATTTGCACAAGCATCTTATATTTCCTGTACATTAGTTTTTTTCGCAACCTCACACATTTTCAGTGGAACAGATTTTACCTAACAGGTATCTTGTTTATTGGTTTAATTATTCCGCTAGTCGATTTGCCAGTTACAGAAGGTGGCAAACTGCTAGAAATTGACATGGACCTTGCGCACTATTTTCCCGAAGAGGAGAATTTTAGCGATATCTGGGTGCACTCACAGGAAAATGTAATTCCACAACAAAATGATAAAAGCTTTTCTATCTGGCAATTGGTAATATTTGCCTATTTAATTGGCTTTTTGTTTAGCCTTTTAAAACTACTAATCGCTTTTGCACAGATATATCAACTGATAAAAGAAAATCCTAAAGAGAAAAAAGAGGGATATGTGCATGTAAAAGTGCTTAAAAATATAGCTCCTTGTTCTTTTGGAAAATGGGTGTTTCTGAGTGAACATTTAGAAAACAAACATGCAATTCTCCAGCACGAATTAGCGCACATTCGTGACAGACATACTGCAGATGTTATTTTACTGGAAGTGTATACCGTTTTTTTCTGGTTCAATCCTGTTACTTACTTCATTAAAAAATCGATTAACCAAGTTCACGAGTTTATTGCAGATAACAACACTGCAAATTCAGACAAGCGTACCTATGCCGAATTGATCCTTCAGCAGTCTGTGAGCAAGTCTTCTAAACTCTATTTGGTAAACTCGTTTGCATTTTTACCCATTAAAAAAAGAATACTTATGTTATCAAAAGAGAAATCATCTGCATTATCAAAAATCAGATTTGTGTTGATTGTACCAGTAGTTTTTTTACTTATTTCTGCATTTTCATCATCATTTACACCACAAAATACTTTAACACCAGAGGTTGTCTCTGTAGTAACTACTTTTGTTCCTGAGGTGGAAAAGGCCATTACTTTTGACATGCCTATAACTACTAAAGAATCTTCTATAAGTTCTCGATATGGCATGAGAATGAATCCGATTCTAAAAAAAGAGCAGTTTCATAGAGGTATAGATTTTAAAGCATCGCTAGGAACAGATATTTATGCGGCGGCTGGTGGTACAATCATTCTGGCTGAACTTTCGGATAAACTTTATGGAAACCAAATAAAAATAAGACACAGCGATGGTACCATAACCGGTTACTCACACATGAATGATTTAGAAGTGGAAAAAGGTGATACAGTAAAGAAAGGCGAAAAAATTGGAACCGTAGGAAATACAGGTTTATCAACAGGACCACACTTGCACTTTGAGATTATCCAAAATGGCAAAAGCGTAAATCCAGAAGATTTGATTCCAGCACTTAAAAAGTAA